One part of the Nitrospiraceae bacterium genome encodes these proteins:
- the holB gene encoding DNA polymerase III subunit delta', translating into MPFRDVIGHEHPIAALKAAVAHGRLAHAYLFHGESSIGKRLTALRFAQALNCESISDRSELDTCGSCRSCQQINAHTHPDFFMIEPDPEQTTPQIKIEQVREIEQQIVYHPLIGSQKICLIDDADRMTIGAANALLKTLEEPPDHSLFLLISSRPAALPATIRSRCQALRFTTPGRTQVEAALILQRQIPPAEARFLAMVSEGRIGEALTSDTKDLRARQTEFLELVQPRSLQSITVILSSAEAIAKADRAQDVLGWLARWIRDLVLIQVAGERDQIFFVDQLVALESYARQAQTDVLLDLLKDIETTEQNATRHLNLHMALETILLRLRDAVMPQSASLPA; encoded by the coding sequence ATGCCATTTCGCGACGTCATCGGCCATGAACATCCGATTGCCGCTCTCAAGGCAGCCGTCGCTCATGGACGCCTCGCTCACGCCTATCTTTTCCACGGTGAGTCCTCCATCGGAAAACGACTCACGGCGTTACGATTTGCGCAGGCTCTCAACTGCGAGTCGATCTCCGACAGAAGTGAATTGGACACCTGCGGGTCCTGCCGCTCTTGTCAGCAGATCAACGCCCACACACATCCGGACTTTTTCATGATCGAGCCTGACCCTGAACAAACCACCCCGCAGATCAAGATCGAACAAGTTCGCGAGATCGAACAACAGATCGTGTATCATCCCCTCATTGGCTCGCAGAAGATTTGCCTGATCGACGACGCGGACCGTATGACGATCGGTGCGGCCAACGCACTCCTCAAAACCCTCGAGGAGCCTCCGGATCACAGCCTGTTTCTGTTGATTTCGAGCCGTCCGGCGGCATTGCCGGCCACGATCCGCTCCCGCTGTCAGGCCCTTCGCTTCACCACACCAGGGAGAACACAGGTCGAAGCAGCCTTGATCCTCCAACGTCAAATCCCTCCGGCCGAGGCCAGATTCTTGGCGATGGTGTCCGAGGGTCGCATCGGAGAAGCGCTGACGAGCGACACAAAGGACCTGCGAGCACGACAGACAGAATTCCTGGAACTGGTGCAACCGCGATCACTCCAATCGATTACAGTCATCTTGTCGTCTGCTGAAGCCATCGCGAAAGCCGACCGAGCCCAGGATGTGCTCGGATGGCTCGCCCGATGGATACGAGACCTCGTGCTCATTCAAGTCGCAGGCGAGCGTGACCAGATATTTTTTGTCGACCAGTTAGTGGCATTGGAGAGCTACGCCCGTCAGGCCCAAACGGATGTGCTGCTGGATCTCCTGAAAGACATCGAGACAACGGAGCAGAATGCGACCCGCCACCTCAATTTGCATATGGCATTGGAGACGATTCTTCTCCGCTTACGAGACGCAGTGATGCCGCAGTCCGCGTCGCTCCCAGCCTAG
- a CDS encoding DUF502 domain-containing protein — MLKASLKRYFLTGLLVITPIWGTILILKTLFVTVDGILGDLLAGMMPEWYVPGLGIVALVLLIFLTGLLAANFMGRQIVKWWEDLLNRVPLVRGIYSTLKSMMDILSFSERGSYNRVVLIQFPKNGHYCFAFVTGVTKTDMQDLAQEPLIHVYVPTSPNPTSGYFLLVPEREVTSVDISVEEAMKLIVSGGLYSPTPSAMSMLNTESKWGAVKQPETGVPIG, encoded by the coding sequence ATGTTAAAAGCCTCACTAAAACGCTACTTTCTGACAGGTCTCCTGGTCATCACTCCGATCTGGGGAACCATCCTGATTTTGAAAACGTTGTTTGTGACGGTGGATGGGATCTTAGGAGACCTTCTCGCCGGCATGATGCCAGAGTGGTATGTGCCGGGACTTGGGATTGTGGCGTTGGTCCTGTTGATCTTCCTGACGGGTCTCCTCGCCGCTAATTTTATGGGGCGGCAGATCGTCAAGTGGTGGGAAGATCTGTTGAATCGCGTCCCTCTCGTGCGCGGGATCTACTCAACGTTGAAATCCATGATGGACATTCTGTCGTTCTCAGAGCGGGGATCGTACAATCGTGTCGTGCTGATCCAATTTCCGAAAAACGGCCATTACTGCTTTGCCTTCGTCACCGGTGTGACGAAAACCGACATGCAGGACCTGGCCCAGGAACCGCTCATCCATGTGTATGTGCCAACGTCGCCAAACCCTACGTCAGGCTATTTTCTGCTCGTCCCGGAGCGAGAAGTGACCTCGGTCGATATCAGCGTAGAGGAAGCGATGAAATTGATTGTGTCCGGGGGGCTGTATTCACCGACGCCGTCGGCGATGTCGATGCTGAACACAGAATCCAAGTGGGGCGCCGTCAAGCAGCCTGAAACGGGAGTGCCGATCGGATGA
- the glmU gene encoding bifunctional UDP-N-acetylglucosamine diphosphorylase/glucosamine-1-phosphate N-acetyltransferase GlmU, with translation MKNQRTAKTNSSDSQIFSEPLAPVAGLGVIVMAAGLGTRMRSKQAKVLHQVAGQPMVLYSVKLGLQVAGDRMAVVVGHQNDQVRQLIETAISDQQLRSRVWIVEQREQLGTGHAVLQSRPVFAVGTKVAPSWYLILNGDTPLLRETTVRELLRVHEAERAAVTILTTVLKDANGYGRVVRARSAGRDISRIVEDRDATTEEQAIREVNVGTYVVDGAFLFDALEKLDPSNAQGEYYLTDLVHIAVAQGRSVAAVSLDSPEEGLGVNTRQQLAEAERIIRQQIRERWLDAGVTMMDPPSTWIDAGVTIGRDTILHPNVTLERATAIGEDCVIRSHTRLSDCTVGNRVEVLDHCVLRDSVIEDDAVLGPFVHLRPGVLVRRKAKVGNFVEMKKTDLGEGSKANHLSYLGDAKIGKRVNIGAGTITCNYDGIRKSQTVIGDDVFLGSDTQLIAPVTVGAGAVIAAGTTVTEDVPADALVISRVPQVNRAGWAAKRRALESDANHETLNVKRGMTSVRVTRHASRVKKKQLPASKRKQVKKGSRT, from the coding sequence ATGAAGAACCAGCGCACGGCGAAGACAAACTCCTCTGATTCTCAGATTTTCTCTGAGCCCCTTGCCCCCGTTGCGGGTCTCGGCGTCATTGTGATGGCAGCGGGTCTTGGCACACGCATGCGTTCAAAACAGGCGAAGGTCCTGCATCAGGTGGCCGGGCAGCCGATGGTGCTCTATTCAGTCAAGCTCGGTTTGCAGGTAGCAGGCGATCGCATGGCTGTCGTGGTTGGGCATCAGAATGATCAAGTGCGACAGCTTATCGAAACTGCGATAAGCGATCAGCAGCTGCGTTCGCGGGTGTGGATCGTTGAGCAGCGGGAACAGCTCGGGACAGGCCACGCGGTGTTGCAAAGCCGGCCTGTGTTCGCGGTCGGCACAAAGGTGGCCCCCTCCTGGTATCTCATCCTGAACGGCGATACGCCGTTGCTTCGCGAAACGACAGTTCGTGAACTCCTTCGCGTGCATGAAGCAGAGCGGGCAGCTGTTACGATCCTTACGACCGTTCTGAAAGATGCCAACGGGTATGGGCGTGTGGTTCGCGCGCGATCGGCGGGGAGAGACATCTCCCGCATCGTAGAAGATCGTGATGCCACGACAGAGGAGCAGGCGATTCGGGAGGTCAATGTCGGAACCTACGTGGTTGACGGCGCGTTCCTGTTTGATGCGCTGGAAAAGCTCGATCCGAGCAATGCCCAAGGTGAGTACTATCTCACTGATCTGGTTCACATCGCGGTCGCGCAGGGGCGGTCTGTGGCGGCTGTCTCGCTGGATAGTCCTGAAGAAGGCCTCGGTGTGAACACGCGTCAACAGCTTGCAGAAGCCGAGCGAATCATTCGCCAACAGATTCGCGAACGATGGCTGGATGCCGGCGTGACAATGATGGATCCTCCATCGACTTGGATCGATGCAGGCGTGACGATCGGAAGAGACACGATTCTCCATCCCAATGTGACGCTTGAACGGGCGACAGCAATTGGGGAGGACTGTGTCATTCGTTCGCACACTCGTCTTTCGGACTGTACCGTGGGGAATCGAGTCGAGGTGCTCGATCATTGTGTGCTGCGGGACTCAGTGATTGAAGACGATGCGGTGTTGGGACCCTTTGTGCATCTGCGCCCTGGCGTCCTGGTTCGCAGGAAGGCAAAAGTCGGCAATTTTGTGGAGATGAAGAAAACCGACCTGGGTGAAGGGTCGAAGGCGAACCATCTCAGCTATCTGGGAGATGCCAAGATAGGGAAAAGAGTCAACATCGGTGCTGGCACGATCACCTGCAATTATGACGGGATTCGGAAGTCGCAGACGGTCATTGGCGATGACGTCTTTTTGGGAAGCGATACTCAGTTGATTGCGCCCGTGACGGTAGGAGCCGGTGCCGTGATTGCAGCAGGCACGACGGTGACCGAGGATGTGCCGGCCGACGCACTCGTCATCTCGCGGGTGCCTCAAGTGAACCGAGCTGGGTGGGCTGCGAAGCGGCGGGCGTTGGAAAGCGACGCGAATCATGAAACGTTAAACGTGAAACGTGGAATGACGTCCGTCCGCGTCACGCGTCACGCATCACGCGTGAAGAAGAAACAATTGCCAGCGTCAAAGAGGAAACAAGTCAAGAAAGGCAGCAGAACATAA
- the metG gene encoding methionine--tRNA ligase — protein MSAPNTFYITTPIYYVNDVPHIGHAYTTVAADVLARYYSQLLPYDVFFLTGVDEHGQKVQQAAARAGIDPQKYCDVMVPRFQELWKRLNISNNAFIRTTDAKHKEIVQRCLQRLHDTRDENGNRLIYPEWYTGWYCTFDERFWTNKDVTDGLCPECKRPVEQLSERNYFFRMSDYQKRLLDHMKAHPGLADTPTSFIRPSSRFNEVLSFLEKHRLENLSISRPVSRLSWGIKLPFDPNYVTYVWFDALVNYISALEYLNPRDATFWPTTGNAEHKVIHLVGKDILTTHAVYWSTMLMALGLELPTTIFAHGWWTVNGEKMSKSRGNVVDPNKIIDEFGSDAFRYFLLREVPFGQDGDFSREALIGRINSELADGLGNLLSRTLTMIERFTQGMIPPGSAPKDELANQLEHGIGELTGLAMSHIRDLRFNRALESMWELIQLCDQYIDKTATWTLAKRAEDRDRLHSILHRVAKALVFIIPVLYPFMPTTAVEMARQLGLNPRINDRKLEYDKLLPGVRIAKGKPLIPRIAIGTETIPIGLKESAKVKEKGLADAGTKKPQGAKTVSDVTSSPQSQPLSPSASSPAPQAPAPAQITIDDFQKVQLKTAKVLTAERVPKSEKLLKLQVSIGNEQRQIVAGIGKKYEPEALVGKTIVIVANLKPAKLMGIESQGMVLAAGDSDVRGLITILEEVDPGTKVK, from the coding sequence ATGAGCGCGCCGAACACCTTCTACATCACCACGCCGATCTATTACGTAAACGACGTGCCGCACATCGGCCACGCCTATACGACGGTGGCAGCCGACGTGCTCGCGCGATACTACAGCCAATTGTTGCCTTACGATGTCTTCTTTTTAACAGGAGTCGATGAACACGGACAAAAAGTGCAACAAGCTGCTGCCAGGGCCGGTATTGACCCGCAAAAGTATTGCGACGTTATGGTGCCGCGATTTCAGGAGCTGTGGAAGCGCTTGAACATCTCGAACAATGCGTTCATCAGAACGACAGATGCCAAACACAAAGAGATCGTTCAGCGCTGTCTTCAACGGCTTCATGACACAAGAGATGAAAATGGCAACCGGCTAATTTATCCGGAATGGTATACAGGCTGGTACTGCACATTTGATGAGAGATTTTGGACTAACAAGGATGTGACAGATGGACTCTGTCCTGAATGCAAGCGCCCGGTCGAACAACTGAGCGAGCGCAACTATTTTTTTCGGATGAGCGACTATCAAAAGAGGCTCCTCGATCATATGAAGGCCCACCCAGGTCTAGCCGATACCCCCACAAGCTTCATTCGTCCGTCGTCCCGATTCAATGAAGTTCTAAGTTTTCTCGAAAAGCATCGGTTGGAAAATCTGTCTATTTCACGGCCGGTATCTCGGCTATCGTGGGGGATTAAACTACCGTTTGATCCCAACTATGTGACCTATGTCTGGTTCGACGCCCTGGTCAACTACATTTCTGCTTTGGAATATCTAAATCCAAGAGACGCAACATTCTGGCCGACCACTGGTAATGCGGAGCACAAGGTTATCCATCTCGTTGGCAAGGACATTCTCACAACTCACGCCGTTTACTGGTCCACGATGCTGATGGCCTTGGGCCTCGAACTCCCGACAACTATTTTTGCTCATGGCTGGTGGACGGTGAACGGTGAAAAGATGTCAAAGAGCCGAGGGAATGTTGTGGATCCGAACAAGATTATCGACGAGTTCGGCTCGGACGCGTTTCGATACTTTCTTCTTCGCGAAGTCCCGTTTGGTCAGGATGGCGACTTCTCACGAGAGGCGTTGATTGGTCGCATCAACAGTGAATTGGCCGATGGCCTCGGAAATCTACTCAGCCGAACACTCACCATGATCGAACGGTTCACTCAAGGCATGATTCCTCCAGGCAGTGCGCCCAAAGATGAGTTGGCCAATCAGTTGGAACATGGCATAGGTGAATTGACTGGGTTGGCGATGTCACACATAAGGGACCTGCGTTTCAATCGGGCCCTTGAAAGCATGTGGGAATTGATCCAGCTATGTGATCAGTACATAGACAAGACAGCGACTTGGACTCTAGCCAAGAGAGCAGAGGACAGAGACCGGCTCCACAGCATTCTACATCGTGTGGCAAAAGCATTGGTATTCATCATCCCGGTATTGTATCCATTCATGCCTACTACAGCAGTTGAAATGGCACGGCAACTGGGGTTGAACCCACGAATTAACGATAGGAAGCTAGAATACGATAAGCTACTCCCGGGCGTTCGAATCGCTAAAGGAAAGCCTCTGATTCCTCGAATTGCAATTGGGACAGAGACTATTCCGATTGGGCTGAAGGAGTCGGCTAAAGTGAAAGAGAAAGGCCTCGCAGATGCTGGAACAAAAAAACCACAAGGAGCTAAGACCGTGAGCGATGTAACCTCTTCACCCCAGTCTCAACCCCTGTCGCCTAGCGCCTCTAGCCCCGCGCCTCAAGCCCCTGCTCCAGCACAGATCACCATCGACGACTTCCAGAAAGTTCAGCTCAAGACCGCCAAGGTCCTGACGGCCGAGCGAGTTCCTAAGTCGGAGAAGCTACTCAAGCTTCAAGTCTCCATCGGGAATGAACAGCGGCAGATCGTGGCCGGTATCGGGAAGAAATACGAGCCCGAAGCCTTGGTCGGGAAAACGATCGTGATCGTCGCGAACCTCAAGCCGGCAAAGCTCATGGGCATTGAATCGCAGGGAATGGTCCTGGCCGCAGGAGATAGTGACGTACGAGGACTGATCACGATTCTCGAAGAGGTCGACCCAGGCACCAAAGTCAAATGA
- the tmk gene encoding dTMP kinase, with product MRTRRHRDKGFFITLEGPEGSGKSTQAVRLTAALKRASYSVVHTREPGGTPLAEAIRRVLLSASSHESVTAETEALLILAARSQHVAHIIMPALQRGQVVICDRFSDSTFAYQGYGRDVNMQWLRTANDVASGGISPDLTLLFDLPVSVGLARRRKARGKQNRLDRESQRFHRKVRRGFLALARQAPRRITVINATRRPEDITSTTLALVFNQLSRYRLVRKRKS from the coding sequence GTGAGAACGAGAAGGCACCGTGACAAGGGATTTTTCATCACCCTGGAAGGACCGGAAGGAAGCGGTAAAAGTACCCAGGCTGTTCGCCTCACTGCAGCACTTAAACGGGCCAGCTACTCGGTCGTCCATACGAGAGAGCCAGGAGGGACCCCTCTTGCAGAAGCAATCCGGCGTGTCCTCCTGTCGGCGTCATCGCACGAATCGGTCACTGCTGAAACCGAAGCCTTGCTGATCCTCGCAGCACGTAGTCAGCATGTCGCGCACATCATCATGCCGGCATTACAGCGGGGACAGGTCGTCATCTGCGATCGGTTCTCCGATTCCACTTTTGCCTATCAGGGGTATGGACGAGATGTGAACATGCAGTGGCTACGAACAGCGAACGACGTGGCGAGCGGCGGGATTTCACCCGACCTCACACTCTTGTTCGATCTGCCCGTGTCCGTTGGCCTCGCCCGGCGGCGAAAGGCACGAGGAAAACAGAATCGTCTCGATCGGGAGTCCCAACGATTTCATCGGAAGGTCCGGCGCGGCTTTCTCGCCCTCGCACGCCAAGCCCCACGCCGAATCACAGTGATTAATGCCACGCGACGGCCTGAGGACATCACCAGCACCACACTGGCCCTTGTGTTCAATCAACTCTCAAGGTATCGTCTCGTACGAAAACGAAAGTCCTAG
- the glmS gene encoding glutamine--fructose-6-phosphate transaminase (isomerizing): protein MCGIVGYVGAQDAVPILLGGLAKLEYRGYDSAGVAILKGETIEVRRSVGKLINLQKSLDEKAIHGTVGIGHTRWATHGKPSEQNAHPHRSKGCVLVHNGIIENYQPLKQQLERDGYNFESETDTEVVAHLIDKYLHKGHRLADAVRAATKDVRGSYAIAVISEKEPGTLVAARSGCPLVVGRSREASFVASDVMAMLTHTRDVTYLEEGDIAVVTSTAIQLTDADGHTVSRKPTHITWDASAAEKSGFPHFMLKEIHEQPQTILDTMRGRYSYEAGEADLPDIGLTPKQFAQIGRIWIVACGTSWHAGKVGRYLLEEMVRAPVQVDIASEFRYRDPLVEKGDLFITISQSGETADTLAAAREAKRKGAHVLSIVNVVGSTLARESDGVLYTHCGPEIGVASTKAFTAQLTALYLLALHLARVRNAISVADGKAWLDRLVRLPVLVEHVLKREAEVVAIAKRYHKKRNFLYLGRGINYPVALEGALKLKEISYIHAEGYAAGEMKHGPIALIDKDMPVVVLAPKDRLYEKTVSNLMEVKARHAPVIALVAEGERELGKTADAVFTIPDTHPLISPILFTIPLQLLAYHIAVLRGADVDQPRNLAKSVTVE, encoded by the coding sequence ATGTGCGGAATCGTCGGATATGTAGGTGCTCAGGACGCGGTACCGATTCTCCTTGGCGGCCTGGCAAAACTCGAATACCGCGGCTATGACTCGGCAGGGGTCGCCATTCTGAAGGGCGAAACGATCGAAGTGCGCCGGAGTGTCGGGAAACTGATCAATCTCCAAAAGTCACTTGATGAGAAAGCCATTCACGGAACGGTCGGCATCGGCCACACAAGATGGGCCACCCATGGGAAACCATCGGAACAGAACGCCCATCCGCATCGCTCCAAAGGCTGCGTGCTTGTGCACAATGGGATTATCGAAAATTACCAACCGTTGAAACAGCAGCTGGAGCGGGATGGCTATAACTTTGAATCAGAGACTGACACAGAGGTTGTGGCCCATCTGATCGATAAATACCTGCACAAGGGGCACAGGTTGGCCGATGCGGTACGAGCGGCGACGAAGGACGTGCGTGGGAGTTACGCGATCGCCGTGATCTCAGAGAAAGAACCGGGAACTCTCGTCGCAGCTCGTTCCGGCTGTCCGCTCGTCGTGGGGCGGAGCAGGGAGGCCTCGTTTGTGGCCTCCGATGTCATGGCCATGCTCACCCACACGCGCGACGTAACCTATCTGGAAGAAGGCGATATTGCCGTCGTGACGTCCACGGCTATACAGCTGACGGACGCAGATGGCCACACAGTCTCACGCAAGCCGACCCATATTACGTGGGATGCCTCAGCGGCGGAAAAAAGCGGGTTTCCGCATTTTATGCTCAAGGAAATTCACGAGCAGCCACAGACGATTCTCGATACTATGCGCGGGCGGTATTCATACGAGGCTGGCGAAGCAGACTTACCGGATATTGGTCTCACTCCAAAACAGTTCGCTCAGATCGGCCGGATTTGGATCGTGGCCTGCGGCACCTCCTGGCATGCCGGAAAGGTGGGTCGGTACCTCTTGGAGGAGATGGTCCGTGCGCCGGTCCAAGTCGATATCGCCAGCGAGTTTCGCTATCGCGATCCCTTAGTGGAGAAGGGCGACCTCTTTATCACCATCTCACAGTCCGGCGAAACCGCGGATACATTGGCTGCGGCGCGTGAAGCCAAACGAAAAGGCGCGCACGTCCTGTCGATCGTCAATGTGGTCGGAAGCACATTGGCTCGCGAGTCCGATGGCGTGCTGTACACGCATTGTGGGCCGGAAATTGGGGTAGCTTCGACGAAGGCGTTCACTGCGCAACTGACCGCCTTGTACTTGCTCGCCCTGCATCTGGCGCGTGTCCGCAATGCGATATCGGTGGCTGATGGAAAGGCGTGGCTCGATCGATTGGTCAGATTACCTGTGTTGGTGGAGCATGTGCTGAAGCGCGAAGCGGAGGTCGTGGCGATTGCCAAGCGCTACCATAAGAAGCGGAACTTTCTCTATCTCGGTCGCGGCATCAATTATCCGGTCGCTCTCGAAGGTGCCCTCAAGCTCAAAGAAATCTCATACATCCATGCCGAAGGGTATGCGGCTGGTGAGATGAAACATGGTCCGATCGCGCTTATCGACAAAGACATGCCGGTCGTGGTGTTGGCTCCGAAGGATCGCTTGTACGAGAAGACCGTCAGTAACCTGATGGAAGTGAAGGCTCGACATGCGCCAGTCATCGCGCTGGTGGCCGAAGGGGAACGTGAGTTAGGGAAAACGGCCGA
- a CDS encoding class I SAM-dependent methyltransferase, translating into MRTTCQSQLFYICMVLGCWTLLPDSAIAQDQHQHRRPDNIAQYLEQLDSSERDQYQKPLQVIEALHLKPGQAVADLGSGSGYFTRRLVGAVTESGKVYAIDVEPEMLRYVEESLVHMHAPYTAEFILARADSPKLPAESVDLIFVCNVFHHLEDRTIYFRNVRSALKPGARIAIIDFYHDERSGELGFSKKHLVPRETVIAEMTTAGYRLEREHSFLPRQYFLEFLPQPSAQ; encoded by the coding sequence ATGAGAACTACCTGCCAGAGTCAGTTGTTCTACATCTGCATGGTCCTTGGCTGTTGGACGTTGCTCCCAGACTCAGCCATCGCCCAAGACCAGCATCAGCATCGCCGACCGGACAACATTGCGCAGTACCTGGAACAACTCGACAGCTCCGAGCGCGATCAATACCAGAAGCCACTTCAAGTCATTGAGGCGCTGCATCTGAAACCGGGTCAAGCCGTCGCCGATCTCGGGTCTGGCTCAGGCTACTTCACCAGACGATTGGTCGGAGCCGTGACGGAATCCGGAAAAGTTTATGCGATCGATGTGGAGCCGGAGATGCTGCGATACGTTGAAGAGAGCCTTGTGCACATGCACGCGCCCTACACTGCTGAATTCATCCTGGCGCGGGCCGATAGCCCGAAGCTCCCGGCTGAATCGGTCGACCTTATCTTTGTGTGCAACGTCTTTCATCATTTGGAAGATCGTACAATTTACTTCCGGAACGTAAGATCAGCCCTCAAACCAGGAGCGCGAATCGCTATTATCGACTTCTATCACGACGAGCGATCCGGTGAACTCGGATTCTCCAAAAAACATCTTGTTCCTCGAGAAACGGTCATCGCTGAGATGACCACAGCCGGCTATCGGCTCGAGCGAGAACACAGCTTTCTTCCCCGCCAGTATTTCCTGGAGTTCCTGCCGCAACCTTCCGCTCAATAA